The Nycticebus coucang isolate mNycCou1 chromosome 8, mNycCou1.pri, whole genome shotgun sequence genome has a window encoding:
- the TRH gene encoding thyrotropin releasing hormone isoform X2, which produces MAMPGPWLLLALALTLTLTGVPGGRAQLEADQQEAVTAAERPGLDNLLRQAERLLFLRENFRRLQGDQNEHSESQIIQPNWLSKRQHPGKREEEAEEGVGEEEEEEGGAVGPHKRQHPGRQADEASWSVDGSQHKRQHPGRRSPWPGYAVTKRQHPGRRLVEPKAQRNWEEEGLEGEEELMPEKRQHPGKRGLGGPCGPQGACGQASLLLGLLDDLSRGQGAEEKRQHPGRRVAWVREPLED; this is translated from the exons ATGGCGATGCCTGGCCCTTGGTTGCTCCTCGCCCTGGCtttgaccctgaccctgaccggCGTCCCCGGTGGCCGCGCTCAGCTGGAGGCGGACCAGCAGGAGGCAGTGACGGCCGCTGAGCGCCCTGGCCTGGACAACCTCCTGCGCCAGGCGGAGCGCCTCCTTTTCCTCCGGGAAAACTTCCGGCGACTACAAGGGGATCAGAATGAGCACTCAG AGTCCCAGATCATTCAACCCAACTGGCTCTCCAAGCGTCAGCACCCAggaaaaagggaggaggaggcagaagagggagttggagaagaggaagaagaagaaggaggggcTGTGGGACCCCACAAACGGCAGCACCCTGGCCGACAGGCAGATGAGGCATCGTGGTCAGTTGATGGAAGTCAGCACAAGCGGCAGCACCCTGGCCGACGCTCTCCTTGGCCTGGGTATGCTGTCACCAAGAGGCAGCACCCAGGCAGACGGCTGGTGGAGCCTAAGGCCCAAAGGAactgggaggaggaggggttggagggagaggaagaacTGATGCCTGAGAAGCGCCAGCACCCAGGCAAGAGGGGCCTGGGAGGCCCATGTGGCCCCCAAGGAGCCTGTggtcaagcaagcctcctgctgGGGCTCCTGGATGACCTAAGCAGGGGACAGGGAGCTGAGGAAAAGCGGCAGCATCCTGGGCGGCGGGTGGCCTGGGTCAGGGAGCCCCTGGAGGACTGA
- the TRH gene encoding thyrotropin releasing hormone isoform X1, with amino-acid sequence MPCCSRPCTGNMAMPGPWLLLALALTLTLTGVPGGRAQLEADQQEAVTAAERPGLDNLLRQAERLLFLRENFRRLQGDQNEHSESQIIQPNWLSKRQHPGKREEEAEEGVGEEEEEEGGAVGPHKRQHPGRQADEASWSVDGSQHKRQHPGRRSPWPGYAVTKRQHPGRRLVEPKAQRNWEEEGLEGEEELMPEKRQHPGKRGLGGPCGPQGACGQASLLLGLLDDLSRGQGAEEKRQHPGRRVAWVREPLED; translated from the exons ATGCCCTGCTGCTCCCGTCCCTGCACAGGCA ACATGGCGATGCCTGGCCCTTGGTTGCTCCTCGCCCTGGCtttgaccctgaccctgaccggCGTCCCCGGTGGCCGCGCTCAGCTGGAGGCGGACCAGCAGGAGGCAGTGACGGCCGCTGAGCGCCCTGGCCTGGACAACCTCCTGCGCCAGGCGGAGCGCCTCCTTTTCCTCCGGGAAAACTTCCGGCGACTACAAGGGGATCAGAATGAGCACTCAG AGTCCCAGATCATTCAACCCAACTGGCTCTCCAAGCGTCAGCACCCAggaaaaagggaggaggaggcagaagagggagttggagaagaggaagaagaagaaggaggggcTGTGGGACCCCACAAACGGCAGCACCCTGGCCGACAGGCAGATGAGGCATCGTGGTCAGTTGATGGAAGTCAGCACAAGCGGCAGCACCCTGGCCGACGCTCTCCTTGGCCTGGGTATGCTGTCACCAAGAGGCAGCACCCAGGCAGACGGCTGGTGGAGCCTAAGGCCCAAAGGAactgggaggaggaggggttggagggagaggaagaacTGATGCCTGAGAAGCGCCAGCACCCAGGCAAGAGGGGCCTGGGAGGCCCATGTGGCCCCCAAGGAGCCTGTggtcaagcaagcctcctgctgGGGCTCCTGGATGACCTAAGCAGGGGACAGGGAGCTGAGGAAAAGCGGCAGCATCCTGGGCGGCGGGTGGCCTGGGTCAGGGAGCCCCTGGAGGACTGA